Part of the Rothia mucilaginosa genome, GCCGCGGGTGGCGAAGCCGTGAATCATGAGGGCGGGCACGCGGCTTGTGAGCTGCTGCGGCTGGTAGAGGGTGTACTCGAGGTTGGGCAGGGTAACGCCGGGTACGGCAAAGGGCGCGGGAGAGAAATCTGCACTGGTCATATGTCTATCTTAGTGACCAGCGCGGGATTTCTGTCCCACGCCCTTGAAAGGTTGAGGCGATACGCGCTCAGCTGAGCTGCCGCTTAGTTCTTCTGTGCCGCACCGGTGGACTTATCGGTGCCCGGGTCGAAGAGCGCCTGCTGCTGAGAGTCAGTCTTCGCCTTAGATTCGGCGGCTTCCGCCGTGGCGTCTGCCTTCGCCTTGGTGTCGGCCTTCGCCTGCTTTTGTTCCTTACCGCTTTGCTCCTTGCCGTTTTCAATGCGCTCCTTACCGTCGGCAATGAGCGTGCGAATCATGGTGGTGTTGGTATCCACCGCCTTCTGCACGCGTTGTGCTACGGAAGGGCCCTTCGGCTTGGGGAGCATGCCCTGGCCGACCGCCTGCTGCTGCAGTTCGCGTCCTGCAGACATGAGCCGCTCCTGGCGTGCCTTCATTGCGCGGGAAGCGGAAGTCTGACGAGGCTGAATCTTCAAGTGGCCATGGTCGTCTTCGCCGGCAATGATTTGGCGCATGAGCATGATTTCGGCGTCCAGATGCGCGCCGAAGAGCAGCATATTGTTCATAATCCAGATGAACAGTAGCATCACGATTACACCACCGATCAGACCGTAGGTGGCGTTGTATTTGCTGAAGTTATTGGCGTAGAGAGTGAAGCCGAAACCGCCCAGACCCATACCGAAGAGTGCCAGCGCCGCGCCGGGGGAGAGCTTCCACGGCTTGAAACGGCGAACATTCGGGGTGGTGGAGTAGAGCAGGGTAATTAGGCCGATTGCCATGAGCAGAATCAGCACCCAACGGCCGTTGAGCCAGAGGAGCTTGATGAGCTCCATGTCCACGGTTTCGGGTACGTACTGACCGATCAAATCGAGGACGGTTACGCCCAGCAACATCATCAGAATCATGAGTACCACGAGGATGATGAGCACAGCGGTGACGAGCACGTTGATGGGCTTGAGCAACCAGCCGGGGCGGCCTTCACGCACACCGTAGACGGTGTTGAGTGCTCGGCCGAAGGATCCGGTGTACCCGGAGGCGGACCAGATCGCACTGAGGATACCGGTCAACAGCACCAGGCCTGCGCCATGGTCGCCGGTAATCTGCTTGATGGGGTCTTCCATAATGGCGTACATCTGTGCCGGGGCGTTGTCCTTGAGGAAGGAGAGGATGACCGCGGCACTTTCCTCACCGTGCCCAAACACACCCAGTAGCGAGACGATCGCCAGCAGGGCGGGGAAGATGGACAGCACGGTGAAGTAGGTGAGTGCTGCCGCCATGTCGCTTGCGCCATTTACGCCGAACTTGAAGATGGCACAGCGCAGGATGTAGAGGATGCTGCCCTTGGGGAAGTCGCGTAGTTTCACGCTTGCGTACTTGGGGGCTGCGGGCTTCTTCTTACGGGAGAAGAGTCCGCG contains:
- a CDS encoding YihY/virulence factor BrkB family protein, with amino-acid sequence MAAHTGSSTDTSSTTVSAGARRGLFSRKKKPAAPKYASVKLRDFPKGSILYILRCAIFKFGVNGASDMAAALTYFTVLSIFPALLAIVSLLGVFGHGEESAAVILSFLKDNAPAQMYAIMEDPIKQITGDHGAGLVLLTGILSAIWSASGYTGSFGRALNTVYGVREGRPGWLLKPINVLVTAVLIILVVLMILMMLLGVTVLDLIGQYVPETVDMELIKLLWLNGRWVLILLMAIGLITLLYSTTPNVRRFKPWKLSPGAALALFGMGLGGFGFTLYANNFSKYNATYGLIGGVIVMLLFIWIMNNMLLFGAHLDAEIMLMRQIIAGEDDHGHLKIQPRQTSASRAMKARQERLMSAGRELQQQAVGQGMLPKPKGPSVAQRVQKAVDTNTTMIRTLIADGKERIENGKEQSGKEQKQAKADTKAKADATAEAAESKAKTDSQQQALFDPGTDKSTGAAQKN